The Corynebacterium jeddahense genome has a window encoding:
- a CDS encoding M13 family metallopeptidase: MNDLFALVNGEWAATHEIPADRGIDGAFYVLRDKSEEDVRAILEAGAGLGGDIYQSFMDVDAVNTAGMEALAPDLEKIEVATVEEFAKALAELDRAGIGGPLAFWVEKDSQGEDSVAYLVQSGLGLPDEAYYREEEHKETLEKYRAHVATMLGFLEPKYLQGLTPEIAAERIVNLETHLAASHWDVVKARDAVATYNPTELADLPPLVQLLLDGLPDGKVVDMMPSYTADLDGMLRRETLADWQLWAAWTILRSRAGVLPEEVGKANFEFYGKHLSGATEQRDRWKRGVGLAESLVGEDIGRSYVEKHFPPSSKDTMLELVQYLIRAYRERISKLAWMSEPTKDKAQEKLAQFTSKIGYPDRWRSYQGLEFGPNLLENVRRGARYEHDYQLSKIGKPADRGEWVTSPQTVNAFYNPVVNDITFPAAILQPPFFDPEADAAENFGAIGAVIGHEIGHGFDDQGSRYDGLGNLNSWWTDEDRANFEALTGKLVEQFDGLVPAVLEGTGSKGVNGAFTLGESIGDLGGLGIAVVAYQMYLEDKGIADVEPQAFGDLEGEYTGFQRLFLAWARVWRSKARPEMAAQLLAIDPHAPNEFRCNVIASNVDEFYDAFDVPEGSAMWIAPEDRVTIW, translated from the coding sequence ATGAATGACCTTTTTGCACTGGTAAACGGTGAGTGGGCCGCCACCCACGAGATCCCGGCCGACCGCGGCATCGACGGCGCGTTCTACGTGCTGCGCGACAAGTCCGAGGAGGACGTGCGCGCCATCCTCGAGGCGGGCGCGGGCCTCGGTGGGGACATCTACCAGTCCTTCATGGACGTCGACGCGGTGAACACCGCGGGCATGGAGGCGCTCGCCCCCGACCTGGAGAAGATCGAGGTCGCCACCGTCGAGGAGTTCGCGAAGGCCCTCGCCGAGCTCGACCGCGCCGGCATCGGCGGGCCGCTCGCGTTCTGGGTGGAGAAGGACTCCCAGGGCGAGGACTCGGTGGCCTACCTCGTGCAGTCCGGCCTCGGCCTGCCGGACGAGGCGTACTACCGCGAGGAAGAGCACAAGGAGACGCTGGAGAAGTACCGCGCCCACGTGGCCACGATGCTCGGCTTCCTCGAGCCGAAGTACCTCCAGGGCCTCACCCCGGAGATCGCGGCGGAGCGCATCGTCAACCTCGAGACCCACCTCGCCGCGAGCCACTGGGACGTGGTCAAGGCCCGCGACGCCGTGGCCACCTACAACCCCACCGAGCTCGCCGACCTGCCGCCGCTCGTGCAGTTGCTTCTCGACGGCCTCCCGGACGGCAAGGTCGTCGACATGATGCCGTCCTACACCGCCGACCTCGACGGCATGCTGCGCCGGGAGACGCTCGCGGACTGGCAGCTCTGGGCCGCGTGGACCATCCTCCGCTCCCGCGCGGGCGTGCTGCCGGAAGAGGTTGGCAAGGCGAACTTCGAGTTCTACGGCAAGCACCTCTCCGGCGCGACGGAGCAGCGCGACCGGTGGAAGCGCGGCGTCGGGCTCGCGGAGTCCCTGGTGGGCGAGGATATTGGGCGAAGCTACGTCGAGAAGCACTTCCCGCCCTCGTCGAAGGACACGATGCTCGAGCTCGTGCAGTACCTCATCCGCGCGTACCGGGAGCGCATCAGCAAGCTTGCGTGGATGAGCGAGCCGACGAAGGACAAGGCGCAGGAGAAGCTCGCGCAGTTCACCTCCAAGATCGGCTACCCGGACCGCTGGCGCAGCTACCAGGGCCTCGAATTCGGCCCGAACCTGCTGGAAAACGTGCGCCGCGGCGCGCGCTACGAGCACGACTACCAGCTGAGCAAGATCGGCAAACCCGCGGACCGCGGCGAGTGGGTGACCAGCCCGCAGACGGTGAACGCCTTCTACAACCCCGTGGTCAACGACATCACGTTCCCGGCCGCGATCCTGCAGCCGCCGTTCTTCGACCCGGAGGCCGACGCGGCGGAGAACTTCGGGGCGATCGGCGCCGTCATCGGCCACGAGATCGGCCACGGCTTCGACGACCAGGGCTCGCGCTACGACGGCCTGGGCAACCTCAACTCGTGGTGGACCGACGAGGACCGCGCAAACTTCGAGGCGCTCACCGGCAAGCTCGTCGAGCAGTTCGACGGGCTCGTGCCCGCCGTGCTCGAGGGCACCGGGTCGAAGGGGGTCAACGGCGCGTTCACCCTCGGCGAGAGCATCGGCGACCTGGGCGGCCTGGGCATCGCTGTGGTGGCGTACCAGATGTACCTCGAGGACAAGGGCATCGCCGACGTCGAGCCGCAGGCGTTCGGCGACCTCGAGGGCGAGTACACCGGCTTCCAGCGCCTCTTCCTCGCGTGGGCGCGCGTGTGGCGCTCG